The following DNA comes from Fibrobacter sp..
GGATAGGCATCTGGCCGCCTTCGAAAGCGACACGACCAGCCTTGGCGCTCTTACGAGCACCAGCACCCTTCTGACCACGGCCAGCGGTGGTGCCCCAACCGGAACCCGGACCGCGGCCGATACGCTTGCGCTTGACGACCTTGGCCTTGCCAGGATTGAGAGTATTGAGTTCCATTATTAGATCTCCTCGACCTTCACCATGTCAGCCACGGCATTGATCATGCCCTGGATGCTGGGGGTCAAATTATGTTCAACAGATTGACCGATCTTGCGGAGACCGAGAGCGGCCACGTTGGCGCGGTGCACCGGAAGGCGGCGGACGGTACCCTTGATCAAAGTAATACGAACTTTCTTCATTGTGTATTACTCCTTAGGCTTCAAAACCACGCAGCTTGGCGCAGTCCTGTTTGTTCATCTGGGACTTCAGGCCTTCCAGGCAAGCGCTGACGACAGTGCTCGGGTTGGAGGAACCGTGAATCTTGGTGAGGATGTTGCGCACACCGGCGAGTTCGAGAACAGCACGGGCGGCAGCACCGGCGATAACGCCAGTACCCGGAGCAGCCGGCATGAGGAGGAGGCGTGTAGAACCGCTCTTCACTTCGATGTCGTGCGGGATGGTGCCGTCGAGGAGC
Coding sequences within:
- the rpsE gene encoding 30S ribosomal protein S5, whose translation is MEREAQVSEFEDKVVHINRCAKTVKGGRRMSFSALVVVGNKNGKVGVGLGKAKEVSEAIRKGTEAAQRNIVEVQLLDGTIPHDIEVKSGSTRLLLMPAAPGTGVIAGAAARAVLELAGVRNILTKIHGSSNPSTVVSACLEGLKSQMNKQDCAKLRGFEA
- the rpmD gene encoding 50S ribosomal protein L30, translated to MKKVRITLIKGTVRRLPVHRANVAALGLRKIGQSVEHNLTPSIQGMINAVADMVKVEEI